One segment of Thermococcus sp. AM4 DNA contains the following:
- a CDS encoding MBL fold metallo-hydrolase, translated as MRLTIIFENHAGYRKGLLGYHGFSALVEHRGKKVLVDTGTDGKVLLGNMTELGFSPDEIDAIFLTHGHYDHTGGLRAFLESRNSGIDVYAHPGIFARRIALKPYRREIGIPFGREELESLGARFHLSPKPAEFLPGFVSSGEIERITWDRAVGHLVLDGKTVPDPVLDDIALIVDLGDSVAVITGCGHSGVINIARHAVELTGKPVLALIGGFHLRGAGRALLEDAARKLAELGVEKLYAGHCTGLEEFAFLASALGNVEGLYVGKVIEL; from the coding sequence GTGCGCCTCACAATTATTTTTGAAAACCACGCAGGCTACAGGAAGGGCTTGCTCGGCTACCACGGCTTCTCCGCCTTAGTTGAGCACCGCGGTAAGAAGGTTCTCGTGGATACGGGCACGGACGGAAAGGTTCTGCTGGGAAACATGACAGAACTCGGCTTTTCTCCCGATGAAATCGACGCCATCTTCCTTACCCACGGTCACTACGATCACACGGGTGGATTGAGGGCCTTCCTCGAAAGCAGGAACTCGGGGATCGATGTCTACGCCCACCCGGGAATCTTCGCGAGGAGGATAGCCCTGAAGCCGTACAGGCGGGAGATTGGGATACCCTTCGGAAGGGAGGAACTTGAAAGCCTGGGCGCAAGGTTTCACCTCTCCCCGAAACCCGCTGAGTTCCTGCCCGGGTTCGTGAGTTCAGGCGAGATAGAGAGAATAACCTGGGACCGGGCAGTGGGCCATCTCGTTCTGGACGGAAAGACCGTTCCCGACCCGGTTCTCGATGACATCGCCCTCATCGTCGATCTCGGCGATAGTGTGGCGGTTATCACCGGCTGCGGTCACAGCGGGGTGATCAACATAGCGAGGCACGCCGTGGAACTCACGGGAAAGCCTGTGCTGGCTTTGATAGGCGGGTTCCACCTGAGGGGCGCCGGGAGGGCTCTCCTGGAGGATGCCGCCAGGAAACTTGCTGAGCTCGGCGTTGAAAAGCTCTACGCCGGCCACTGCACCGGCCTGGAGGAGTTCGCCTTCCTCGCCTCTGCCCTCGGCAACGTCGAGGGCCTTTACGTCGGCAAGGTCATCGAGCTCTAG
- a CDS encoding sulfite exporter TauE/SafE family protein: MLQYLFDFVLGLGIGLVAGLFGLGGGFLIVPALVLLGEPIHLAIGTSLTCIVLSSLSASLTHIRRGAVLYRVVLLKEVFSVPFAVLGAYLSSMLPGRELRLIFALLLLYLAYTMARGKNGGHENNGTVHYSRVPLVGILSGLVSGLLGISGGVLNVPLFHTFVGIPMRYAVGTSSFALFFTALAGAFEHYRLGQVDLHMALLLAPGLIIGGRLGALAAHRVRPEVLRKAFAGVLILVALKMLL; encoded by the coding sequence ATGCTCCAGTATCTCTTCGATTTTGTCCTCGGCCTCGGAATAGGCCTCGTGGCGGGATTGTTCGGCTTAGGTGGGGGGTTTCTCATTGTGCCCGCCCTCGTCCTCCTCGGAGAGCCGATACACCTCGCCATCGGCACGAGTTTGACATGCATAGTCCTCAGCTCGCTCTCGGCATCGCTGACCCACATTCGAAGGGGTGCGGTTCTTTATCGCGTCGTTCTCCTTAAGGAGGTCTTTTCGGTTCCCTTCGCCGTTCTCGGTGCTTACCTGTCCTCCATGCTTCCGGGCAGAGAGCTCAGGCTGATCTTTGCGCTGCTCCTCCTTTACCTCGCGTACACGATGGCACGGGGAAAGAACGGCGGACATGAGAACAACGGAACCGTTCATTACTCCCGCGTCCCCCTTGTGGGCATCCTCTCGGGCCTCGTGAGCGGGCTTTTGGGCATAAGCGGCGGCGTTCTCAACGTCCCGCTCTTTCACACCTTCGTGGGCATACCCATGCGCTATGCCGTGGGAACGTCGAGCTTCGCGCTGTTCTTCACGGCTTTAGCCGGAGCCTTCGAGCACTACCGCCTCGGACAGGTTGATTTACACATGGCCCTTCTCCTTGCTCCGGGGCTCATAATCGGCGGCAGGCTCGGCGCTTTAGCGGCACACAGGGTCAGGCCGGAAGTTCTGAGGAAGGCTTTTGCGGGGGTTTTAATCCTCGTCGCGCTCAAGATGCTCCTGTGA
- a CDS encoding sulfite exporter TauE/SafE family protein has protein sequence MLKYLGYFAVGVFIGILAALFGLGGGFLIVPTLNLLGVEMHHAVGTSSAAVVFTSLSSAIAYSRQRRIHYKVGLLLASTAVIGAYIGAWLTSFISASGLKVIFGLALIVVAVRIYRKKTAEPSEVKLEDVRVNYKLVPVGGFFAGIASGLLGVGGGIINVPFLTYLGLPIHYAVATSSFAIVFTAASGAIKHYMMGNVELHWLVLLVPGLIIGAQLGAGIAKRTKASSLKKAFAVVMFLLALRMILKGLGFAVP, from the coding sequence GTGCTGAAATACCTCGGCTACTTCGCTGTCGGTGTCTTCATCGGAATCCTCGCGGCGCTGTTCGGCCTCGGAGGGGGCTTCCTGATAGTGCCAACTCTCAACCTGCTCGGCGTCGAGATGCACCACGCGGTAGGAACCTCGAGCGCGGCCGTCGTGTTTACATCGCTCAGCTCGGCTATTGCATACTCAAGGCAGAGGAGAATACACTACAAGGTCGGACTTCTGCTGGCCTCGACCGCTGTTATAGGCGCCTACATAGGGGCATGGCTCACATCGTTCATCAGCGCCTCCGGGCTGAAGGTCATCTTCGGGCTGGCGCTAATCGTCGTTGCGGTAAGGATATACAGGAAGAAAACGGCAGAGCCGAGCGAGGTCAAGCTTGAGGACGTTAGGGTGAACTACAAGCTCGTCCCGGTCGGTGGCTTCTTCGCGGGAATCGCGAGCGGTCTGCTCGGAGTTGGCGGAGGAATCATCAACGTGCCCTTCCTTACATACCTCGGACTGCCAATTCACTACGCGGTAGCGACCTCAAGCTTTGCCATAGTGTTCACCGCAGCTTCCGGGGCGATAAAGCACTACATGATGGGCAACGTGGAACTCCACTGGCTCGTCCTCCTCGTGCCCGGGCTGATAATAGGGGCCCAGCTCGGGGCAGGAATAGCCAAGAGAACGAAGGCTTCCTCTCTGAAAAAGGCCTTTGCCGTCGTGATGTTCCTTCTGGCGTTAAGAATGATCCTCAAGGGGCTTGGCTTCGCGGTTCCGTGA
- a CDS encoding type II toxin-antitoxin system VapC family toxin, producing the protein MRRNYTGSKFLLDTNVFIAAVKRGWTDTTELLLHFLTGKRYTLVANDVLMAEYRKYAEKLNALDFYEFIRRRVTIVNPSREEVLRVLPYFPETQLADAVHAATCLKSGAILVTNDRHFEKVSRAGIIEVWSISRAIKTLLGGD; encoded by the coding sequence TTGCGAAGGAACTATACGGGCTCTAAATTTCTCCTCGACACGAACGTCTTCATAGCGGCGGTTAAACGGGGCTGGACTGACACGACCGAGCTTTTACTCCATTTTTTAACCGGTAAACGCTACACTCTGGTGGCAAACGACGTCTTGATGGCCGAATACCGAAAATACGCCGAAAAGCTCAACGCGCTGGACTTCTATGAGTTCATTAGGAGGAGGGTTACGATTGTGAACCCAAGCAGGGAGGAAGTGCTCCGCGTTCTCCCGTATTTTCCGGAGACACAGCTTGCGGATGCCGTCCATGCGGCAACGTGCCTGAAAAGCGGGGCAATCCTCGTTACCAACGACAGGCACTTTGAGAAGGTTTCCCGTGCGGGCATTATTGAGGTTTGGAGCATAAGCAGGGCAATAAAAACGCTCCTTGGAGGTGATTGA
- a CDS encoding AbrB/MazE/SpoVT family DNA-binding domain-containing protein → MGITKVDSKGRVVIPKDVRRRLNIKPGEEFLVTEIDGDTIVMRRFNVKKMLEKLVRNSMGVDLEELEAETEEEGNRVAKELYGL, encoded by the coding sequence GTGGGAATAACAAAGGTAGACTCCAAGGGCAGGGTCGTAATCCCGAAGGACGTCCGGAGAAGGCTCAACATCAAGCCCGGCGAGGAGTTCCTCGTTACGGAGATAGACGGCGATACGATAGTCATGAGGCGCTTCAACGTCAAAAAGATGCTAGAAAAGCTCGTCAGGAACTCGATGGGAGTGGATTTAGAGGAGCTTGAGGCTGAAACCGAGGAAGAGGGGAACAGGGTTGCGAAGGAACTATACGGGCTCTAA
- a CDS encoding M42 family metallopeptidase has translation MITELREITAIPGISGYEENVREKVGEWLEPYADYTVDTIGNLIVELGEGELKGIFMAHMDEIGLLITGIRPDGKLTFRKVGGIDDRLLYGRHLDVVTENGKLDGVIGALPVHLNLERKFDTVPWNKLVIDIGAESREEAERLGVKVLDYAVFKKHFAVLNDRYVSTRSLDDRFGVVALVEAIKDLVDHDLDGRWIFAFTVQEEVGLKGAKFLAERYSPKYAFAVDSFACCAELTGDVRLGGGAVIRAVDNSAIYTRKLARKVAEIASRNAIPLQVGVTGGGTDASIFQHKSEVLALSVPIKYLHSEVETLHLGDLEALIKLIEAIALEM, from the coding sequence ATGATAACCGAGTTGAGGGAGATAACAGCTATCCCTGGAATTTCCGGCTACGAGGAGAATGTCAGGGAGAAGGTAGGTGAGTGGCTCGAACCCTACGCCGACTACACCGTCGATACAATCGGCAACCTCATAGTTGAACTCGGCGAAGGCGAGCTGAAAGGCATTTTCATGGCCCACATGGACGAGATAGGGCTTCTGATTACCGGAATAAGGCCCGACGGGAAGCTCACCTTCAGGAAAGTTGGCGGGATAGACGACAGACTGCTCTACGGCAGGCACCTCGACGTTGTAACCGAGAACGGAAAGCTCGACGGCGTTATTGGAGCACTTCCGGTTCATCTCAACCTCGAGAGGAAGTTTGACACGGTTCCTTGGAACAAGCTCGTCATAGACATCGGGGCTGAAAGCAGGGAAGAGGCCGAGAGGCTCGGCGTTAAGGTCCTCGATTATGCGGTCTTCAAGAAGCACTTCGCGGTTCTCAACGACCGCTACGTCTCAACCCGCTCCCTCGACGACCGCTTCGGGGTTGTGGCACTTGTTGAGGCTATAAAGGACCTAGTCGACCACGATTTGGACGGCAGGTGGATTTTCGCCTTCACCGTTCAGGAGGAGGTCGGGCTCAAGGGAGCCAAATTCCTCGCGGAGCGCTACTCGCCGAAGTACGCCTTCGCGGTTGACTCTTTCGCCTGCTGTGCAGAGCTTACTGGCGACGTTCGCCTCGGCGGGGGAGCGGTGATAAGGGCCGTGGACAACTCGGCCATCTACACGAGAAAGCTGGCGAGAAAGGTCGCTGAGATAGCCTCGCGCAACGCGATTCCCCTTCAGGTAGGGGTTACGGGTGGTGGAACCGATGCCTCCATCTTCCAGCACAAGAGCGAGGTCTTAGCCTTGAGCGTCCCGATTAAGTACCTCCACAGCGAGGTCGAGACGCTCCATCTCGGCGACCTCGAGGCCCTGATAAAGCTGATTGAGGCGATAGCGCTGGAAATGTAA
- a CDS encoding 2-hydroxyacid dehydrogenase: MRPNVAVLFKMKSKPLEELKKWADVDVILYPSVEELKEVIGKYDGLIVSPLNPVPGEVLEKAERLKVISCHSAGYDHVDVETATKKGIYVTKVAGVLSEAVAEFAVGLTVALLRKIAYADRFIRAGKWDSHRTVWSGFKGIETVYGKKIGILGMGAIGKAIARRMKAMGTEILYWSRSRKLDIEEEVGARYLPLDDVLRESDIVILALPATKETYHIINEERLELLEGKYLVNIGRGTLVDEEALVKALKDGKLKGYATDVFENEPVQEHELFDYEWETVLTPHYAGLSKEAMEDMGFQAVRNLLAVLRGEVPETLVNREVLKVRPPEEVKML; this comes from the coding sequence ATGAGGCCGAATGTGGCCGTCCTCTTCAAGATGAAGAGCAAACCCCTTGAGGAACTCAAGAAATGGGCGGACGTTGACGTTATCCTCTACCCGAGCGTTGAGGAGCTTAAAGAGGTCATTGGGAAGTACGACGGGCTGATAGTTTCCCCGCTCAACCCGGTTCCCGGCGAAGTCCTTGAGAAAGCTGAAAGGCTGAAGGTCATAAGCTGTCATTCAGCAGGCTACGACCACGTTGACGTCGAGACTGCAACCAAGAAGGGAATCTACGTCACCAAAGTGGCCGGCGTTCTCAGCGAGGCGGTAGCGGAGTTCGCCGTCGGCTTAACGGTAGCGCTTCTGAGAAAAATCGCCTACGCCGACAGGTTCATAAGGGCTGGAAAGTGGGACTCCCACAGGACTGTCTGGAGCGGTTTCAAGGGCATCGAGACGGTTTACGGCAAAAAGATTGGAATCCTCGGTATGGGGGCGATAGGAAAGGCAATAGCGCGGAGAATGAAGGCGATGGGGACGGAGATACTCTACTGGTCGCGCTCGAGAAAGTTAGACATCGAGGAGGAAGTTGGTGCGAGGTACCTTCCCCTTGACGACGTGCTGAGGGAGAGCGACATAGTGATTTTAGCTCTCCCAGCGACGAAGGAAACCTACCACATCATCAACGAAGAGCGATTGGAGCTCCTTGAGGGCAAGTACCTGGTGAACATCGGGCGCGGAACCCTCGTCGATGAAGAGGCCCTCGTTAAGGCCCTCAAAGATGGTAAGCTGAAGGGCTACGCGACCGACGTCTTTGAGAACGAGCCGGTTCAGGAGCACGAGCTTTTCGACTACGAGTGGGAGACTGTTTTAACGCCCCACTACGCCGGCCTCTCAAAGGAGGCTATGGAGGACATGGGGTTCCAGGCCGTAAGAAACCTTCTGGCCGTTCTGCGCGGTGAGGTTCCGGAGACGCTCGTGAACCGCGAAGTCCTTAAGGTTCGCCCTCCGGAAGAGGTAAAGATGCTCTGA
- a CDS encoding HAD family hydrolase translates to MKAVFFDFVGTLITKAGENRTHLNIIREVLRRSGREDLDPVAIWEEYEGESSALFKELAGKPYVKIREVDTEALRRVAERHGFAVPEDFWEISLEMHARHGELFPDAVETIKALKELGLHVGIITDSDNDYIEHHLKALGIYELFDSVTTSEEAGFYKPHPRPFQLALEKAGIRPEEALYVGDNPAKDCTGAKNVGMVSVLLDPSGGKRELWGNCDFVVSRLKDVLDIVKGLEE, encoded by the coding sequence ATGAAGGCTGTGTTCTTCGACTTCGTGGGCACGCTCATAACGAAGGCTGGAGAAAACAGAACCCACCTTAACATCATCAGGGAAGTCCTCAGGAGAAGCGGAAGGGAGGATCTCGATCCCGTGGCGATCTGGGAGGAGTACGAGGGGGAAAGCTCGGCCCTCTTTAAGGAGCTGGCCGGCAAACCCTACGTGAAAATAAGGGAAGTGGACACGGAAGCCCTCAGGCGCGTTGCTGAACGGCACGGCTTCGCGGTTCCGGAGGACTTCTGGGAGATAAGCCTTGAGATGCACGCGCGGCACGGCGAGCTCTTTCCCGACGCGGTCGAGACGATAAAGGCCCTCAAAGAGCTCGGCCTTCACGTGGGCATAATCACGGATTCGGACAACGATTACATAGAGCACCACCTGAAGGCTTTGGGCATCTACGAGCTCTTTGACAGCGTAACGACGAGCGAGGAGGCGGGGTTCTACAAGCCCCACCCGAGGCCGTTTCAGCTCGCCCTTGAGAAGGCCGGAATCCGCCCGGAGGAAGCGCTCTACGTCGGGGACAACCCGGCGAAGGACTGCACCGGGGCCAAAAACGTGGGGATGGTGAGCGTTCTCCTCGATCCAAGCGGCGGGAAGAGAGAGCTGTGGGGCAACTGCGACTTCGTGGTTTCCCGCCTGAAGGACGTTCTCGACATCGTTAAGGGGCTCGAAGAGTGA
- a CDS encoding radical SAM protein yields the protein MIAFGPVPSRRLGRSLGVNNIPDKVCSYACVYCQIGRTLRMEIERRPFYDPVIIFEEVSEKVDEARERGERIDYITFVPDGEPTLDSNLGVEAELLRDLGVPLAILTNSSLLWREDVRSDLLAFDFVSLKLDAVSEPLWRRIDRPHKALELDEILEGMLEFRESFDGRLVTETMLIDGVEYGDELERIAEFLSRLNPDVAYIAVPTRPPAEPWVRPASEETINRAFQIFAGALGEDRVEYLIGYEGNAFAFTGNVEEDILSITSVHPMREDALKELLRKANADWSVVEKLINEGKLIELEYNGRRFYMRKLRSREFR from the coding sequence ATGATAGCCTTCGGTCCAGTTCCTTCAAGGAGGCTTGGCAGGAGCCTCGGTGTCAACAACATTCCCGACAAGGTCTGCAGCTACGCCTGCGTTTACTGCCAGATCGGCAGAACCCTCAGGATGGAGATAGAGAGGAGGCCCTTCTACGATCCCGTCATCATCTTTGAAGAGGTCAGCGAAAAGGTTGATGAAGCCCGCGAAAGGGGAGAGAGGATAGACTACATCACGTTCGTTCCGGACGGTGAGCCAACGCTCGATTCGAACCTCGGCGTCGAGGCGGAGCTCCTCCGCGATCTGGGCGTCCCCCTCGCAATACTGACCAACTCCTCCCTCCTCTGGCGCGAAGACGTTAGGAGCGACCTTCTTGCCTTTGATTTCGTCTCCCTCAAGCTCGATGCGGTAAGCGAACCCCTGTGGAGGAGGATAGACAGGCCCCACAAGGCGCTGGAACTCGACGAGATCTTAGAGGGAATGCTGGAGTTCCGGGAGTCGTTCGACGGCAGGCTCGTGACGGAGACGATGCTCATCGATGGAGTTGAGTACGGGGACGAGCTCGAAAGGATCGCCGAGTTCCTGTCCCGGCTTAACCCGGACGTTGCGTACATAGCGGTCCCCACCAGGCCGCCTGCCGAGCCATGGGTCCGGCCCGCGAGTGAAGAGACCATAAACCGGGCCTTCCAGATATTCGCGGGGGCGCTGGGAGAGGACAGAGTTGAGTACCTCATCGGCTACGAGGGCAACGCCTTCGCCTTCACGGGGAACGTGGAAGAGGACATACTGAGCATAACCTCTGTCCACCCCATGAGGGAAGACGCGCTTAAAGAGCTCCTCAGGAAGGCGAACGCCGATTGGAGCGTCGTTGAGAAGCTAATCAACGAGGGGAAGCTCATAGAGCTTGAGTACAACGGCAGGAGATTTTACATGAGAAAGCTGAGGAGCAGGGAGTTCCGCTGA
- a CDS encoding P-loop NTPase: MQIAVSGGKGGTGKSTVAVNLAVALKSLGTDLTMADLDVEAPNDHLLLGVELANEEPVNQFMPRFDYSKCTKCRKCAEVCEEHAIITLKDGTPFLMPTLCSGCRACEIVCPVPGAILEGSRLIGHTYVTETPYGFTLVTGKLREGEERSMPLVVVAKRKALEIQRRNGGLLLVDTAAGTGNTVSKAIEGSKLLIAVTEPTPLGIHDTELILKLGKLMGLKTWVVINRSDLGDVGKVREIAESYGAEVVAEIPYSEAIVKSYVSGRPIVLEDAPEARIFRELAEKVAEFLGGGE, from the coding sequence TTGCAGATAGCGGTTAGCGGAGGAAAAGGTGGCACGGGGAAATCAACAGTTGCGGTAAACCTCGCGGTCGCCCTTAAATCCCTTGGAACTGACCTTACAATGGCGGATCTCGACGTGGAGGCACCGAACGATCACCTTCTGCTCGGCGTTGAGCTGGCCAACGAAGAGCCGGTGAACCAGTTCATGCCGCGCTTTGATTACTCCAAGTGCACCAAGTGCAGGAAGTGCGCCGAGGTTTGCGAGGAGCACGCGATAATCACCCTGAAGGACGGAACGCCCTTCCTGATGCCGACCCTCTGCTCGGGCTGTCGGGCCTGCGAGATAGTCTGTCCGGTTCCGGGGGCAATACTCGAGGGCTCCAGGCTGATCGGCCACACCTACGTAACGGAAACGCCCTACGGCTTCACCCTCGTCACCGGGAAGCTGAGGGAAGGCGAGGAGCGCTCGATGCCCCTGGTCGTCGTTGCGAAGAGAAAAGCCCTTGAGATACAGCGGAGGAACGGTGGTCTTCTCCTCGTTGACACGGCCGCAGGAACCGGGAACACGGTTTCAAAGGCGATCGAGGGGTCAAAGCTCCTGATAGCGGTTACCGAGCCAACCCCGCTCGGAATCCACGACACGGAGCTCATACTGAAGCTCGGAAAGCTGATGGGCCTCAAGACCTGGGTCGTGATCAACCGCTCCGACCTCGGCGACGTCGGGAAGGTCAGGGAGATAGCTGAAAGCTATGGTGCTGAGGTCGTCGCGGAGATCCCATACAGCGAGGCCATAGTGAAAAGCTACGTCTCGGGAAGGCCCATCGTTTTAGAAGATGCCCCCGAGGCGAGGATCTTCCGCGAGTTAGCTGAGAAGGTGGCCGAATTCCTCGGAGGTGGTGAGTGA
- a CDS encoding P-loop NTPase translates to MQLAIASGKGGVGKSTITASLLYFLKDKYRLIAVDADAEAPNLGLLLGVEEWEEEREHIGAKVARINPESCIRCGICYERCPYESIYIDEDGNYVVNELTCEGCNVCGLVCPVPGTITLEQARSGVIRKATTKYGFPIISAQLDVGRPESGKLVTEEKEWAKKLMEELNLEHMIVDSAAGIGCQVIASLGGADVAILIAEPTPASLSDVQRAYKVVQHFREPAYLIINKADLNPGFTALREWAEAEGIPVIGEVPYDKAIPRSMAMLKPVVEAFPDSPASKALREIAERIAREILG, encoded by the coding sequence ATGCAGCTGGCCATTGCGAGCGGCAAGGGCGGCGTTGGAAAGAGCACGATAACGGCTTCGCTCCTCTACTTCCTAAAGGATAAATACAGGCTCATCGCGGTGGATGCAGATGCCGAAGCGCCGAACCTCGGCCTGCTCCTCGGCGTTGAGGAGTGGGAGGAGGAGAGGGAGCACATAGGTGCCAAGGTCGCCAGGATAAACCCCGAAAGCTGCATCCGCTGTGGGATCTGCTATGAAAGATGCCCCTACGAGAGCATCTACATCGACGAGGACGGCAACTACGTTGTCAACGAGCTCACCTGCGAGGGCTGCAACGTCTGCGGTTTAGTTTGTCCGGTTCCGGGCACTATAACCCTTGAGCAGGCCCGCTCTGGAGTCATCAGAAAGGCAACCACCAAGTACGGCTTTCCGATAATCTCGGCCCAGCTCGACGTCGGCAGGCCCGAGAGCGGCAAGCTCGTCACCGAGGAGAAGGAGTGGGCGAAGAAGCTTATGGAAGAGCTCAACCTGGAACACATGATCGTTGATTCGGCCGCCGGCATAGGCTGTCAGGTCATAGCGAGCCTCGGAGGGGCGGACGTTGCGATACTCATCGCCGAACCGACGCCGGCATCGCTCAGCGACGTTCAGCGTGCCTACAAGGTCGTCCAGCACTTCCGGGAGCCGGCTTACCTGATAATCAACAAGGCCGACCTGAACCCGGGCTTTACCGCCCTTAGGGAGTGGGCCGAGGCGGAGGGGATTCCGGTTATCGGCGAGGTCCCCTACGACAAAGCGATACCGAGGAGCATGGCGATGCTTAAACCTGTTGTCGAGGCCTTCCCCGACAGCCCTGCGAGCAAAGCGCTCAGGGAGATAGCCGAGAGAATAGCCCGGGAGATCCTTGGCTGA
- a CDS encoding DUF134 domain-containing protein, protein MPGGMGWGRGRGRRRKMRMIGFIPQVKHFYPALPPMVPPKPPIFMSYEEFEALRLVDYEGLTQEEAGKRMGVSRGTVWRALSSARKKVAQMIVEGRELVILPQGNEAPKMEE, encoded by the coding sequence ATGCCCGGAGGAATGGGATGGGGCAGGGGACGGGGAAGGAGAAGGAAGATGAGGATGATCGGCTTCATTCCGCAGGTCAAGCACTTCTACCCGGCCCTCCCACCGATGGTCCCCCCTAAACCGCCCATATTCATGAGCTACGAGGAGTTCGAGGCCCTAAGGCTCGTGGATTACGAGGGACTGACCCAGGAGGAAGCTGGGAAGAGGATGGGCGTTTCCAGGGGCACCGTCTGGAGAGCGCTCAGCTCGGCCAGAAAAAAGGTCGCCCAGATGATAGTGGAAGGAAGGGAACTCGTAATCCTCCCCCAGGGAAACGAGGCCCCAAAAATGGAGGAGTGA